One genomic segment of Synechocystis sp. LKSZ1 includes these proteins:
- the psbZ gene encoding photosystem II reaction center protein PsbZ, whose amino-acid sequence MSIIFQIALAALVLFSFVMVVGVPVAYASPQNWDQSKPLLYLGSGIWAILVVVVAILNFFVI is encoded by the coding sequence ATGTCCATTATCTTTCAAATCGCCCTAGCCGCCCTGGTTTTATTTTCCTTTGTCATGGTAGTTGGGGTTCCCGTTGCCTACGCTTCCCCCCAAAACTGGGATCAATCTAAACCGCTTCTCTATTTAGGCTCCGGTATCTGGGCCATTTTGGTCGTCGTCGTTGCTATTTTGAATTTCTTTGTTATCTAA
- the folB gene encoding dihydroneopterin aldolase, with the protein MSDTIHVQNIRCYGYTGFLPEEQVLGQWFEVDLTLWVDLSQAGQSDCLEDTVDYRQAIEKVQQLVRSARFALVERLSEAIAEAILTLTGVTQVRVRLTKEAPPIPDFGGQIVIDILRSRPRNERAG; encoded by the coding sequence ATGAGTGATACGATCCATGTTCAAAACATCCGTTGCTATGGCTATACCGGTTTCCTACCCGAGGAACAGGTATTGGGCCAATGGTTTGAGGTGGATTTGACGTTGTGGGTGGATCTGTCACAGGCGGGCCAGAGCGACTGCTTAGAGGATACGGTTGACTATCGCCAGGCCATTGAAAAAGTTCAGCAGTTGGTACGCTCGGCTCGCTTTGCCCTGGTAGAACGATTGAGTGAGGCAATTGCCGAAGCCATTTTAACGCTGACCGGCGTTACCCAAGTCCGGGTGCGACTCACTAAAGAAGCCCCCCCCATTCCTGATTTTGGCGGTCAGATCGTGATCGATATTCTGCGCTCCCGACCCAGAAACGAAAGGGCCGGGTAG
- a CDS encoding heme o synthase, translated as MITTTQLDRRHDNLLAVVKSYYQLTKPRIIPLLLITTAASMWIAAKGQVDWRQLLITLLGGTLAAASAQTFNCIYDQDIDYEMLRTRQRPIPSGRVQPRHALVFGMILGFLSFALFAIFINWLSGCLALAGIAFYMLVYTHWLKRHSSQNIVIGGAAGAIPPLVGWAAVTDQLAWTPWVLFGLIFLWTPPHFWALALMIQEDYAQVKVPMLPVVAGTEATVHQIWIYTWLVVPFSFLLVYPLHQAGYFYGLAAILLGIKFLAKTWHLKQSPTSKDAARGLFKFSIFYLMLLCLAMVIDSLPVTHQVIAAILHYWSF; from the coding sequence ATGATTACCACCACTCAGCTTGACCGCCGCCACGATAACCTACTTGCTGTTGTTAAAAGCTACTACCAACTGACCAAACCCCGTATCATCCCTCTCCTATTAATTACGACCGCTGCTTCCATGTGGATTGCGGCCAAAGGACAGGTCGATTGGCGTCAACTCTTAATTACCTTACTGGGGGGAACCTTAGCCGCAGCTTCTGCCCAAACCTTCAACTGCATCTACGACCAGGATATTGACTACGAGATGCTCCGGACTCGCCAGCGCCCTATTCCCTCGGGCCGGGTTCAACCCCGCCATGCCCTGGTCTTTGGTATGATTCTGGGTTTCCTTTCCTTTGCCCTCTTTGCTATTTTTATTAATTGGCTCAGCGGTTGTCTGGCCCTGGCCGGGATCGCTTTCTACATGCTGGTATATACTCACTGGCTTAAGCGCCACAGTAGCCAAAATATTGTCATTGGTGGAGCGGCCGGAGCCATTCCTCCCTTAGTGGGCTGGGCTGCGGTTACCGATCAGCTAGCTTGGACGCCTTGGGTATTATTTGGTCTAATCTTCCTGTGGACTCCTCCCCATTTCTGGGCCTTGGCCCTGATGATTCAGGAGGACTATGCCCAGGTTAAGGTTCCGATGCTTCCCGTTGTGGCCGGTACTGAGGCTACCGTGCATCAAATTTGGATCTATACCTGGCTGGTCGTTCCCTTTAGCTTTCTTTTGGTTTATCCTCTCCATCAAGCGGGTTATTTTTATGGTCTAGCCGCCATCCTTTTGGGGATCAAATTCCTGGCAAAAACCTGGCACCTCAAACAGTCTCCCACCAGCAAAGATGCGGCTCGGGGGCTATTTAAATTCTCCATTTTTTACCTTATGCTGTTATGCTTGGCGATGGTCATTGACAGTCTTCCCGTGACCCACCAGGTAATCGCAGCTATTTTGCATTATTGGTCATTCTAG
- the clpP gene encoding ATP-dependent Clp endopeptidase proteolytic subunit ClpP, whose translation MIPTVIETSGRGERAFDIYSRLLRERIVFLGQEVRDESANLVVAQLLFLEAEDPEKDIYLYINSPGGSVSAGLGIFDTMNQIRPDVCTICIGLAASMGAFLLSAGAKGKRMSLPNSRIMIHQPLGGAQGQATDIEIQAKEILYLKGLLNQHLANHTSQPLERIVEDTERDFFMSAEDAKEYGLIDQVINRRPSAVNPL comes from the coding sequence ATGATTCCTACCGTTATCGAAACCTCTGGGCGTGGGGAACGCGCCTTTGATATTTACTCCCGTCTACTCCGGGAACGCATCGTTTTCCTCGGTCAAGAAGTCCGGGACGAAAGCGCCAATCTTGTGGTGGCCCAACTTCTTTTTCTCGAAGCCGAAGACCCCGAAAAGGACATCTATCTCTACATCAACTCTCCAGGTGGGTCGGTTTCCGCCGGTCTGGGTATTTTTGATACCATGAACCAAATCCGCCCCGATGTTTGTACTATTTGCATAGGTTTGGCCGCGAGTATGGGGGCCTTTTTGCTGAGTGCAGGGGCCAAGGGCAAACGCATGAGTCTCCCCAATTCCCGTATTATGATCCACCAACCTCTAGGAGGCGCCCAGGGCCAGGCGACGGATATTGAAATCCAGGCCAAGGAAATTTTGTATCTCAAAGGGTTGCTCAATCAACACCTGGCTAATCACACCAGCCAACCCCTTGAGCGCATCGTCGAGGACACGGAGCGGGATTTCTTCATGTCTGCGGAAGATGCGAAGGAATACGGCTTGATTGACCAAGTGATTAATCGTCGGCCTTCTGCCGTCAATCCCCTCTAG
- the ribH gene encoding 6,7-dimethyl-8-ribityllumazine synthase, with protein MTVFEGTFAPVSPPYRFAIVIARFNDLVTDKLVSACQDCLKRHGIDTEPDHDQVDYVWVPGSFEVPLVARKLALSGRYDAIICLGAVIRGQTPHFDFVASEAAKGIASIALQTGVPVIFGILTTDTMEQALERAGIKSNHGWHYALNALEMASLMRQMPSSFASGQIV; from the coding sequence ATGACCGTTTTTGAAGGAACGTTTGCTCCGGTTTCACCGCCCTATCGCTTTGCCATCGTCATTGCCCGTTTTAACGATTTGGTCACTGATAAGTTGGTCTCGGCTTGCCAAGATTGCCTAAAGCGCCACGGCATTGATACGGAACCTGACCATGACCAAGTAGATTACGTATGGGTTCCTGGCAGTTTTGAGGTTCCCTTGGTGGCCAGAAAGCTGGCCCTATCCGGTCGCTATGATGCCATTATTTGTCTGGGGGCCGTGATTCGGGGCCAGACTCCCCATTTTGACTTTGTGGCCTCAGAGGCGGCGAAGGGAATTGCCTCCATTGCGCTACAGACAGGAGTACCTGTTATTTTTGGGATCTTAACCACGGACACGATGGAACAGGCCCTAGAGCGGGCCGGCATTAAGAGTAATCACGGTTGGCACTACGCTCTTAATGCCTTGGAAATGGCCAGTCTAATGCGACAAATGCCATCGTCTTTTGCCTCGGGGCAAATCGTTTAG
- the gcvT gene encoding glycine cleavage system aminomethyltransferase GcvT: MTAFAGWDMPVQFSGLKQEHLAVRQQVGLFDISHMGKFRLVGPKVLSFLQGLVPSNLHRLATSRAQYTVLLNAQAGIIDDIIIYNHGGPADREEVTLIVNAATTEKDKQWLLPHCQQAGVELQDLSQELVLLALQGPQALSTLQRLFPQDFSELPTFAHQSIKFNGESIFLARTGYTGEDGFEIMASAETGQKLWQTWLDWGVTPCGLGARDTLRLEAGLGLYGQDMDEQTTPLEAGLGWLVHRDKPDPFIGQAILERQRQNGLAKKLVALVMEDRHIARPGYAIVCEGQPVGRVTSGTLSPFLDQAIALAYVPPAWSQPGQSLGVEIRGKIYAARVVKRPFYRRP, from the coding sequence ATGACTGCCTTTGCTGGCTGGGACATGCCGGTTCAATTCTCTGGACTGAAGCAAGAACATTTAGCCGTCCGTCAGCAGGTGGGCCTCTTTGATATTTCCCACATGGGTAAATTTCGTCTAGTTGGGCCAAAGGTTCTGTCCTTTCTCCAGGGCCTGGTGCCTTCTAACCTACATCGTCTGGCCACCAGTCGAGCCCAATACACGGTTCTCCTCAATGCCCAGGCGGGGATCATCGACGACATCATTATTTATAATCACGGTGGCCCCGCAGATAGAGAAGAAGTCACCCTGATTGTGAATGCGGCCACGACAGAGAAAGACAAGCAATGGCTTTTACCCCACTGTCAGCAAGCCGGAGTGGAATTGCAGGATCTTTCCCAGGAATTGGTTTTGCTGGCCCTGCAAGGCCCCCAGGCCCTGAGCACCCTGCAACGACTGTTCCCGCAGGATTTCAGTGAGCTACCGACCTTTGCCCATCAATCCATAAAGTTTAATGGGGAATCTATTTTTCTAGCTCGTACTGGTTACACCGGCGAAGATGGTTTTGAAATCATGGCCTCGGCAGAAACAGGTCAAAAACTATGGCAGACTTGGCTGGACTGGGGGGTGACGCCCTGCGGTTTGGGGGCCAGGGATACCCTCCGCCTTGAGGCTGGTTTAGGCCTCTACGGCCAGGATATGGATGAGCAAACCACGCCCCTAGAGGCGGGTCTGGGCTGGTTGGTGCACAGGGATAAGCCCGACCCTTTTATCGGTCAGGCCATTTTAGAACGGCAAAGACAGAACGGACTGGCCAAAAAACTAGTGGCCCTGGTGATGGAAGACCGTCACATTGCTCGTCCCGGCTATGCCATTGTCTGCGAAGGCCAACCCGTCGGCCGCGTCACCAGCGGTACGTTGTCCCCGTTTCTTGATCAAGCCATCGCCCTGGCCTACGTTCCTCCGGCCTGGAGCCAGCCAGGCCAAAGTCTGGGGGTCGAAATTCGGGGAAAAATCTATGCCGCTCGTGTTGTTAAACGGCCTTTCTATCGTCGTCCTTAG
- a CDS encoding penicillin-binding protein 2, translating to MTPSRVKSTSVPRRGPRPLAKKRPPQKPLKSPRTSAKLKTVGLPTYRLLLVWGILLLGMLGLAYRLYQLQVIQADKLQRQARAQQTTSLQPYIPRRSVIDSLGNVLATDRLMYVLYVHPKLFKASATIPDPKQYIAEQLALILGDTTPQALVSRFQQQESGIKLATRLSESQASKIQTLGLDGLELEKQYARFYPQDEMAADVVGYVDGDHRGQAGVELSQKPILERNALSFSIRRAGNGTILPASLPQDLLQSNDWQLQLTLDLRLQRAAREILREQVKKYKAKRATVLVMDAQDGGILAMVNEPTFNPNQYYKSKVEYFKNWTVSDLYEPGSTFKPVNIALALDEKVISPDDHVSDPGSVKVGPWTIFNASKSGGGLISITEVIRSSSNVGMVAIMRRLRPERYYHLLQSVGLDQKTGIDLPGEVPSYLKTQDEFVSQAIEPATAAFGQGLSITPIKLVQLQAAVANGGKLVTPHVVKGLVDARYTLHWQPDYPMKTVFRPESTQAVVKMMEAVVDGGTGKAAYIPGYRIGGKTGTAQKAAPRGGYLPNAKITSFVSILPVENPRYVVVAVFDEPKGPNTFGGTVAAPVVKKVMESLIAIKGIPPSVAQDVNPLQPLGDSQEDTAPPIHD from the coding sequence ATGACTCCTTCCCGTGTCAAGTCTACTTCTGTCCCTCGCCGTGGGCCTAGGCCCTTAGCTAAGAAGCGCCCTCCCCAGAAACCGCTAAAGTCCCCCCGAACATCTGCAAAACTGAAGACCGTAGGACTACCGACCTATCGTCTACTGTTGGTCTGGGGCATCCTGTTACTGGGGATGCTGGGTCTAGCCTATCGACTTTATCAGCTCCAGGTCATTCAAGCAGACAAGTTGCAGCGTCAGGCCAGGGCTCAACAAACAACAAGCCTACAACCCTATATTCCCCGTCGATCCGTAATCGATAGTCTGGGTAATGTGTTGGCGACAGATCGTTTGATGTATGTTCTCTACGTTCATCCCAAACTCTTTAAGGCTAGTGCAACGATCCCCGACCCTAAACAATACATTGCGGAGCAGTTAGCCTTGATCCTAGGGGATACAACTCCCCAGGCCTTGGTCTCCCGCTTTCAACAGCAAGAGAGCGGCATTAAATTGGCTACCCGTTTGAGCGAGTCCCAAGCTAGCAAAATTCAGACCCTGGGTCTAGATGGACTAGAGCTAGAAAAACAGTATGCCCGCTTTTATCCCCAGGATGAGATGGCGGCAGATGTGGTGGGCTACGTGGATGGGGATCACCGAGGCCAAGCGGGGGTAGAGCTAAGTCAAAAGCCGATCCTAGAGCGCAATGCCCTCAGTTTTTCCATTCGTCGAGCGGGCAATGGAACGATCCTGCCGGCTTCCCTGCCCCAGGATTTATTACAGTCCAATGATTGGCAACTCCAACTCACCCTCGACCTCCGACTCCAGCGGGCCGCTCGGGAAATTCTACGTGAGCAAGTTAAAAAATATAAGGCCAAGCGAGCTACAGTACTAGTTATGGATGCTCAGGATGGCGGTATTTTGGCCATGGTCAATGAACCGACCTTTAATCCGAATCAGTACTACAAGTCAAAAGTTGAATATTTTAAAAATTGGACGGTGAGTGACCTCTACGAGCCAGGCTCTACCTTCAAGCCCGTGAATATAGCCCTTGCCCTTGATGAAAAGGTGATCTCCCCCGATGACCATGTGTCTGATCCTGGCTCCGTTAAAGTTGGCCCCTGGACTATTTTTAATGCCAGTAAATCCGGCGGGGGCCTGATCAGCATTACGGAAGTGATCCGTTCCTCCAGTAACGTCGGTATGGTGGCCATTATGCGGCGGCTTAGGCCAGAACGTTACTACCATTTGCTGCAATCGGTGGGATTAGACCAGAAAACAGGAATTGATCTACCAGGGGAGGTTCCCAGCTATCTAAAAACTCAGGACGAATTTGTGAGTCAGGCTATTGAACCTGCTACAGCTGCCTTTGGCCAAGGCCTTTCCATTACTCCCATTAAACTTGTCCAACTCCAGGCAGCCGTGGCGAATGGTGGTAAACTCGTCACTCCCCATGTTGTTAAGGGCCTAGTAGATGCCCGCTACACGCTACATTGGCAACCCGATTATCCCATGAAAACCGTCTTCCGCCCCGAGAGTACCCAGGCCGTTGTCAAAATGATGGAAGCGGTGGTAGATGGCGGAACCGGTAAGGCGGCTTATATTCCGGGCTATCGCATTGGGGGCAAAACTGGTACGGCCCAGAAGGCTGCTCCCCGGGGTGGTTATCTTCCTAACGCTAAAATCACCAGTTTTGTCTCTATTTTGCCGGTGGAGAATCCTCGCTATGTGGTGGTAGCTGTTTTTGATGAACCGAAAGGCCCAAATACGTTTGGGGGAACGGTAGCCGCGCCGGTGGTTAAAAAAGTGATGGAATCACTGATCGCCATCAAAGGTATTCCTCCTTCCGTTGCTCAAGATGTTAATCCACTTCAACCTCTAGGGGATTCCCAGGAAGATACAGCTCCCCCTATTCACGACTAG
- a CDS encoding heme A synthase encodes MIDSTLARDEQFNPSLIQTWIRRLIWKLALATLLLMAVGSATRVMNAGLACPDWPLCYGQWLPTQQMNLQVFLEWFHRFDAALIGVSTLLLVGLSFWFRTILPRWLPWATVGALGLILVQGLLGGLTVTQLLRFDIVTAHLATALLFLASLLVMASLLMPYTSYHTAGPLRWSSGLASLCLYGQCLLGGLVGSRWAAHQCLAVAGTPLCRILNSHLLGVIPASLGVVITMVWALRTPALNPRLRQLAWMALGLLGLQILVGTATLRLHLQIELLTITHHSIGASLFGILVVFTILTIRDVIPGVSTPAQR; translated from the coding sequence ATGATAGATTCGACCCTGGCACGAGATGAACAATTTAACCCTAGTCTAATTCAGACTTGGATACGACGGCTGATTTGGAAGCTGGCCCTAGCAACCCTCCTGCTCATGGCCGTTGGCAGTGCGACGCGGGTAATGAATGCGGGCCTAGCCTGTCCAGATTGGCCCCTCTGCTATGGTCAATGGCTACCCACACAACAGATGAATCTCCAGGTTTTTCTGGAGTGGTTCCATCGTTTTGATGCGGCCCTCATCGGTGTCAGCACCCTCCTATTAGTGGGCCTTAGTTTCTGGTTCCGGACGATTTTACCCCGCTGGCTCCCCTGGGCTACGGTGGGGGCCTTGGGACTGATTTTAGTCCAGGGCCTACTGGGGGGCCTGACCGTGACCCAACTTCTACGCTTTGATATTGTGACGGCCCACCTGGCTACCGCTCTGCTATTTTTGGCCAGTCTGTTGGTGATGGCTAGCCTCCTCATGCCCTACACCAGCTACCATACCGCCGGCCCTCTACGCTGGAGTAGCGGTTTAGCCAGCCTTTGTCTCTACGGTCAATGCCTTCTGGGGGGGCTCGTGGGTTCCCGTTGGGCCGCCCATCAATGCTTGGCCGTTGCCGGTACTCCCCTCTGTCGAATTTTGAATAGTCATCTCCTGGGAGTCATTCCGGCCAGCTTAGGGGTTGTCATTACTATGGTCTGGGCTCTCCGCACTCCAGCTTTAAATCCTCGTCTACGGCAATTGGCCTGGATGGCCCTGGGTCTACTAGGCTTGCAAATTCTGGTGGGTACCGCGACTCTCCGTCTACACCTGCAGATTGAACTCCTCACCATTACCCACCACAGTATTGGGGCCAGTTTATTCGGAATACTCGTGGTTTTTACCATTCTGACTATCCGGGATGTAATCCCAGGAGTCTCTACTCCCGCTCAACGCTAA